The Geobacter metallireducens GS-15 region TTGTCGAAGGCCTCACGCCCCTCCCGGAAGGAGAGCCAGGCAATGGCCAGGGAGCCGAGGGAATCGAGATACCCGATGCCGGTCAGCTCATAGCCGGCGCTGGCCGCCAGAAGAACCACCGACAGCAGCAGACAGGCCCGGCTGCAGGCGGCGTCGGCCAGGATAGCCGGCGAGTTGAGGGCCTTCCCCACCTTCATCTTGTGGCGGATGAGGAGCCACATGAACGAGATGGATACCAGCGACACCACGATCCCCCAGACGGTGGTCTCCGGGCGGTGGCCGCCATAGATGCTGAGACCCGCCGTCACCACGAGCCCCGCCGCAAGCAGGTAAAAGGCTCCCCCCGTGATCCGCAGTGCCCGCCGTTCGAAGGAGTCCCGCTTCTCCTCCTCCCCCCGCCGGAGCCGCCGCACCATGTGCCAGATCCCCACCCCCGAGATCACCTCCACGAAGGAGTCGAGCCCGAAGCCGAAAAGGGAGAGGGTCTCGTCCGCCGCGCCGAACCAGACCGACACAATCCCTTCAATGATATTGTAGCTGATGGTAATGAGGGCCAGGATGGCCGCCTTTCGATAGAGTTCCTGAAGCCGAAGAAATTTGTCGCAGAGCATACTAGATAGGTCTCCTTTGAGTATTAAGGCTCAGAATGCCCGCCAGATGAACCAGGCCCCGGCCAGTGCGATGATGAAACCGCTCACCCGTTTTCCCCAGAGGGAGATGTCGGCTACCCCCCGTGAGGCGGCGAAGGCCTCCACGAAGCCGGTGAAGGTGCCGGCGGCAAGCATGAGGAGGCAATGGCCGAGGGCGTAGGTGAAGAGGAGGAACGTCCCGTCCAGGATATTCCCCTTCAGGGCTGCGAAGGAGAGGATCACGACCAAGACCGGCGTGGCGCAGGGGGATGAGGCGACCCCGAAGAAGAGGCCGAGGAGGAGCGCACCCACGAGGCCGCCCCGTTTCGGCCTGAATTGCGGCAGCGCCGGCAGGTTCAGGTCATAGAGCCCCAGCATCTGGAGCCCCATGGCCACCGCCACGGCGCCCACGGCCACGTACCACCATCCCCCCACGGTGCCGAACATGGTCCCCAGGAGCGCCGCGGCAGCGCCGAAGATGGTGAAGGTAAGCGACAGACCGATGATGAAGGAGAGGGAGTAGAGAAAGGCCTTCTTCCGGCTTTCTCCCGCATGCCCCCCCACGAATCCCACCACCAGCGGAATGGTGGCCAGGACGCAGGGGGAGGCAGACGAGAGGACTCCTCCCATAAAGACCGCGCCGAAGGCCAGAAGCGGCTGCGTCGCGACAATCTGCTCGATATTGTCGAGGAGGCTCATCGCACGCCCAGGGCATTCAGTTCCTTGACGATATCAGCCTTGTCCATGAAGCCCATGTGCCGCTTCACTTCCTTCCCACGGGCGTCGAAAAATATCTGGGTCGGGATCATCTGCACCCGGAACCGCTTCGGCGCGGCTTGGTTTTCATTGACGTCGATGAATAGAACAGTTGCTTTTCCCCTATATTCTGTCGCTAGAGATTCGAGGATCGGAGCCATTTTCTTGCAGGGTATGCAGTATCTGGCCCCCAGGTCGATGACCGCTGGCTTGCCCGAGGCAAGGGCTTTGTTGATAGCGTCATCGGTGGCCGAAGGAAGCTCCGCCCGCGCAACAGTTGCAGTGAGGAGCAGGAAAAGGAGAGTGAGAAAACGCATCACAGCATCCCCCTGATCTCGTCCGGCGAGGCCACTTTGCCGGAGAATTTGACTACCCCGTCGACCACCAGCGCGGGAGTGCGCATCACCCCGTACTTCATGATCTTCTGGATTTCTTCGACTTTGATGACCTCAGCCTCCTTGCCGCTCATCTCCACGGCCTTCTTCGCGTTCTCGTAGAGGGTTTTGCATTTGGCGCAGCCAGTGCCGAGCACTTCGATCTTCATTGGCGTTTCTCCTTTCGTTGTGGATTAAAGAATCGCGTTGAACAGATATCCCACAATGACGATGGCCACGGCAACGGTGCCGAAAAAAACCGCCAGGAGCCGGTTCTTGAGGACGTTTTTCAGAATGATGGCCTCGGGGAGCGACAGGGCCGTCACCGCCATCATGAAGGCGAGCACTGTTCCCATGGCCATCCCCTTGGCGGTCAGGGCCTGAACGATGGGGATCACCCCGGCGGCGTTGCTGTAGAGCGGTACCCCGAGGGCCACGGCCACCGGCACCGCAAAGGGATTGTCCCTGCCGGCCCAGCGGGCCAGAAAATCCTGAGGGACGTAGCCGTGGATGAAACCGCCGATGCCGATGCCGACGACCACGTAAGGCCAGATTTTCTTTAGGAGTCCGATGGTGTATTCACGGGCATAGTCAAACCGTTCGGACCAGCTCTGTTCGGTAATCTCGGCATTTCCCACCTGCATCTCCCACACGTAATCCTGAACGTGCTTCTCCATCTTCAGCCGCCCGATGACGATACCGGCCACGATGGCCACCAGAAGCCCCATGCCGATATAGAGCAGCGCGATTTTCCACCCGAACATCCCCCAGAGCATGATGAGGGCCACCTCGTTCACCATGGGCGAGGAGACAAGGAACGAGAAGGTGACCCCGAGGGGAACCCCTGACTCCACGAAGCCGATGAAGAGCGGCACGGCCGAACAGGAGCAGAAGGGGGTCACGATTCCCAGGAGCGCTGCCATGACGTTCCCCACGTATTCCCGCTCGTGGGAGAGGATGCGCTTGGTCCGCTCCGGCGGAAACCACGAGCGGATGATGGCGACGACGAAGATGATGACTGCGAGGAGGAAGA contains the following coding sequences:
- a CDS encoding cation transporter, whose protein sequence is MLCDKFLRLQELYRKAAILALITISYNIIEGIVSVWFGAADETLSLFGFGLDSFVEVISGVGIWHMVRRLRRGEEEKRDSFERRALRITGGAFYLLAAGLVVTAGLSIYGGHRPETTVWGIVVSLVSISFMWLLIRHKMKVGKALNSPAILADAACSRACLLLSVVLLAASAGYELTGIGYLDSLGSLAIAWLSFREGREAFDKADGMACSCSCACGAAEKS
- a CDS encoding cytochrome c biogenesis CcdA family protein — protein: MSLLDNIEQIVATQPLLAFGAVFMGGVLSSASPCVLATIPLVVGFVGGHAGESRKKAFLYSLSFIIGLSLTFTIFGAAAALLGTMFGTVGGWWYVAVGAVAVAMGLQMLGLYDLNLPALPQFRPKRGGLVGALLLGLFFGVASSPCATPVLVVILSFAALKGNILDGTFLLFTYALGHCLLMLAAGTFTGFVEAFAASRGVADISLWGKRVSGFIIALAGAWFIWRAF
- a CDS encoding thioredoxin family protein gives rise to the protein MRFLTLLFLLLTATVARAELPSATDDAINKALASGKPAVIDLGARYCIPCKKMAPILESLATEYRGKATVLFIDVNENQAAPKRFRVQMIPTQIFFDARGKEVKRHMGFMDKADIVKELNALGVR
- a CDS encoding thioredoxin family protein, with amino-acid sequence MKIEVLGTGCAKCKTLYENAKKAVEMSGKEAEVIKVEEIQKIMKYGVMRTPALVVDGVVKFSGKVASPDEIRGML
- a CDS encoding permease — its product is MFKPFADYLVFDLFGLSPVSHLGEALDFFIYDTLKIFFLLAVIIFVVAIIRSWFPPERTKRILSHEREYVGNVMAALLGIVTPFCSCSAVPLFIGFVESGVPLGVTFSFLVSSPMVNEVALIMLWGMFGWKIALLYIGMGLLVAIVAGIVIGRLKMEKHVQDYVWEMQVGNAEITEQSWSERFDYAREYTIGLLKKIWPYVVVGIGIGGFIHGYVPQDFLARWAGRDNPFAVPVAVALGVPLYSNAAGVIPIVQALTAKGMAMGTVLAFMMAVTALSLPEAIILKNVLKNRLLAVFFGTVAVAIVIVGYLFNAIL